From Oryzias melastigma strain HK-1 linkage group LG15, ASM292280v2, whole genome shotgun sequence, one genomic window encodes:
- the cdhr1a gene encoding cadherin-related family member 1 isoform X2, with product MRNVKILHLPVLFVFVHACFAQADFAPYFYDNGPYSNNGNLALFSLSEDTRVGTQIYRLNGTDPEGQEVRYGLSFDPGSKEIFRVDPKSGVITLVEKLDREKQDSIDVSISITDGRSKVTERVTIFVMDANDEKPEFKNLPAIINVVETTESGSSIYKVEAVDRDTGSGGSVTFYLQMQQFSLFAIDRHSGVLRIKSGEMLDYEKTKTHFVTVIAKDGGGNYNGKEQFLSSSATLTVNVIDAQDTPPSFIGTPYFGYVYEISEEGSEIFTVVAEDGDVGRPNPIQYSFDGGDDGVFGINKTSGCISLLTNPINLRREIFNIKVRASEVNPEGKLLEYSHTTVVIRVVDLNNNPPTFYGESGPQNTFELTINEHPPEGEILRGLRITVNDSDQGANAKFNLRLIGPGRMLRVVPQTVLNEAQVTILVEDSAAMDYEKHEFLTYKLLAVEIDTPERFSATADIIIHLLDTNDNAPKFSLEYYIARIPENSPGGSNVVSVTAVDPDSGPWGEVKYSIYGSGADLFLIQPASGIIYTQPWATLDAEVRSKYNFYVKAEDAEGKYSLAEVFVTVLDLNDHPPAFNQNFLEKTMVIGAPVKIEAVDDDAEVPNNVIEYAIMKAEPDNNIFDINSDTGEIKLKSYIKSMAIIQNITKKRDCTWSLVVQARDRGQPSFSTTAVVKIDITEAIKSRFFSYFLGLRKRPGAVFGICLTLVTFAITLTVFISTVIYWKSVKKTRVQPQGKIRKIMRRPLS from the exons ATGAGGAATGTGAAGATTTTACATTTGCCagtcctttttgtttttgtgcacgCCTGCTTTG CTCAGGCAGACTTTGCTCCCTATTTCTATGACAACGGACCCTACAGCAACAATGGGAATCTGGCTCTGTTCAGCCTCTCTGAAGACACGCGTGTTG GTACACAGATCTACCGTCTCAACGGCACAGACCCAGAGGGTCAGGAGGTGAGGTACGGCCTCTCCTTTGACCCGGGGTCAAAGGAGATCTTCAGAGTAGACCCAAAATCTGGAGTTATAACATTAGTGGAAAAGCTGGACAGAGAG aaacaaGATTCTATTGATGTCAGCATCAGTATCACAGATGGAAGAAGCAAG GTCACAGAAAGAGTCACCATTTTTGTGATGGATGCGAATGACGAAAAACCTGAATTCAAAAACTTACCTGCAATTATCAACGTAGTGGAA ACAACCGAGTCTGGAAGTAGCATCTATAAAGTTGAAGCCGTTGACAGAGATACAGGCTCAGGAGGCTCAGTCACATTCTATCTGCAG ATGCAGCAGTTCTCTTTGTTCGCCATTGACCGGCACAGTGGAGTCCTCCGTATCAAATCTGGAGAAATGTTGGACTATGAGAAGACAAAAACTCACTTTGTCACTGTCATCGCAAAG GATGGTGGCGGTAACTACAATGGCAAAGAGCAGTTTCTGTCCTCCTCTGCGACTCTAACTGTCAACGTGATCGATGCCCAGGACACTCCGCCATCCTTCATTGGGACGCCCTACTTTGGTTATGTCTATGAAATCTCAGAGGAG ggaTCTGAAATATTCACCGTTGTTGCTGAAGATGGTGATGTGGGGAGGCCCAATCCAATCCAGTACTCGTTTGATGGAG GTGATGATGGAGTTTTTGGCATCAACAAAACAAGCGGCTGCATTTCGCTGCTGACTAATCCCATTAATCTGAGGAGGGAAATATTCAACATCAAAGTCAGG GCGTCTGAAGTGAATCCTGAAGGTAAACTCCTGGAGTACTCTCACACGACAGTGGTGATCCGCGTGGTGGATCTGAATAACAATCCACCGACGTTTTATGGAGAGAGCGGCCCTCAGAACACGTTCGAGCTGACCATAAACGAGCATCCACCAGAGGGAGAGATCCTGCGAGGCCTGAGAATCACCGTGAATGACTCCGATCAG GGCGCAAACGCCAAATTTAATCTGCGATTGATTGGACCAGGAAGAATGCTGCGAGTCGTCCCTCAGACGGTACTCAACGAAGCACAAGTGACAATATTGGTGGAAGACTCAGCGGCCATGGACTACGAGAAACATGAATTTCTAACATACAAG TTACTTGCAGTCGAGATTGATACTCCGGAGAGATTCAGCGCCACAGCGGACATCATCATCCATCTCCTGGACACTAATGACAATGCCCCTAAATTCTCCCTGGAGTATTACATCGCCAGAATCCCAGAAAACTCACCCGGTGGCTCCAATGTGGTGTCAGTCACG GCAGTGGACCCAGATTCAGGGCCGTGGGGTGAAGTCAAGTACTCCATCTATGGATCAGGGGCCGACCT GTTCCTCATCCAGCCTGCATCCGGGATCATCTACACACAACCGTGGGCTACCCTGGATGCAGAAGTGAGATCTAAGTATAACTTCTACGTGAAGGCGGAGGACGCCGAGGGGAAGTACAGCCTGGCGGAGGTCTTTGTCACCGTGTTAGATCTGAACGACCATCCTCCTGCTTTTAACCAGAACTTCCTTGAGAAGACGATGGTGATCGGAGCACCAGTTAAAATAGAG GCTGTAGACGATGACGCAGAAGTGCCCAACAACGTTATTGAGTACGCCATCATGAAAGCTGAGCCGGACAACAACATCTTTGACATCAACTCTGACACGGGAGAAATCAAGCTCAAGTCCTACATCAAGTCGATGGCCATCATTCAGAACATCACCAAAAAAAGAGACTGCACCTGGTCCCTGGTGGTACAGGCCCGGGACCGCGGACAGCCTTCCTTCAGCACCACTGCAGTCGTCAAGATCGACATCACTGAAGCC ATCAAATCGAGGTTTTTCTCGTACTTCCTGGGCCTGCGGAAACGTCCCGGGGCAGTCTTTGGGATTTGTTTGACCCTTGTGACCTTCGCCATTACACTGACTGTCTTCATATCGACCGTTATATACTGGAAATCTGTTAAAAAGACCCGCGTTCAACCTCAGGGCAAGATCAGAAAGATAATGAGGAGGCCGCTTTCATGA